A region from the Kribbella shirazensis genome encodes:
- a CDS encoding peptidoglycan-binding protein — MSEDAELVPLSDEELSAQVGSVLPDKEVVSILDLNVDLALAIDAAAPIELAVAANANVAAPIDAAVGANILSSGSEAQALADQGVLITQGIDADATAHAVQVSGIDQSNDVVDAGSSTPVQGGAADSTSTNDASTNDASTNDASRSDASTSDAPSDGSSGEPDPASVADTTAGGTETPSEESTGTTGAAGVEPAADAAVVPDTGLETPDTSQLLDGNLLNVNVNIDADVDLAAPIAGAVAANANVAAPIDAAVAANIGAVDSQSVAIAQQDAIINQNITGSATADAEQTSEIEQ; from the coding sequence ATGAGTGAGGATGCAGAGCTGGTTCCGTTGTCGGATGAGGAGCTGAGTGCCCAGGTCGGCAGTGTGCTGCCGGACAAGGAGGTCGTTTCGATCCTCGACCTCAACGTCGACCTGGCGCTTGCCATTGATGCCGCTGCACCGATCGAGTTGGCGGTGGCCGCGAACGCGAATGTTGCCGCGCCGATCGACGCGGCTGTCGGCGCGAACATCTTGTCCAGTGGCTCCGAGGCCCAGGCATTGGCCGATCAAGGTGTCCTGATCACGCAGGGCATTGATGCCGACGCGACTGCGCACGCTGTCCAGGTCAGCGGGATCGATCAGTCCAACGACGTGGTCGATGCCGGGTCCTCCACCCCGGTGCAGGGCGGCGCCGCTGACAGTACGTCCACGAACGATGCGTCCACGAACGATGCGTCCACGAACGATGCGTCCAGGAGCGATGCGTCCACGAGTGATGCGCCAAGTGATGGGTCAAGTGGCGAACCTGATCCAGCCAGTGTCGCGGACACGACCGCCGGTGGAACCGAGACGCCGTCGGAGGAGAGCACTGGGACCACTGGAGCAGCTGGCGTGGAGCCTGCGGCCGATGCTGCGGTTGTTCCGGACACTGGGTTGGAGACTCCTGACACGAGCCAGCTGCTGGACGGGAACCTGCTGAATGTCAACGTCAATATCGATGCCGACGTCGACCTTGCCGCTCCGATCGCCGGCGCGGTAGCGGCGAACGCGAATGTCGCGGCTCCGATCGATGCCGCGGTCGCGGCGAACATCGGCGCTGTCGACAGTCAGTCGGTGGCGATCGCGCAGCAGGACGCCATTATCAACCAGAACATCACTGGCTCGGCGACCGCCGACGCCGAGCAGACCTCCGAGATCGAGCAGTAG
- a CDS encoding PRC-barrel domain-containing protein translates to MGTAHEAGTSGLVVDTGPWIFGRKVLLPAGVVDRVDTEERKVFVDRTKDEIKDAPEYDETAGVNDDYRTRLGGYYGGLYR, encoded by the coding sequence ATGGGTACAGCGCACGAAGCCGGCACCTCCGGTCTGGTCGTCGACACCGGTCCGTGGATCTTCGGTCGCAAAGTACTGCTGCCGGCAGGCGTAGTGGACCGCGTCGACACCGAGGAGCGCAAGGTCTTCGTCGACCGCACCAAAGACGAGATCAAGGACGCCCCCGAGTACGACGAGACCGCCGGCGTAAACGACGATTACCGGACCCGCCTCGGCGGCTATTACGGCGGCTTGTACCGGTAG
- a CDS encoding rhamnogalacturonan acetylesterase, with amino-acid sequence MLRLLTAGVVLALGAQPMTADAAAPAADCTGEAPVTCTYDVPPGDYAVTVVLGDQHHPVEVVAEARRLLFSGSSEAVLHFTVNVRDPEGQQNGFGGPGTPGLQLRLTGAVPEKVVVTPAPVATRRVFLAGDSTVTDQETAPYTGWGQRLPRQFGHGLSVVNHSGSGESTVSFLAEPGMWAALRPQLRPRDVVLVQFGHNDKQTTAEQFRANLTEIVAGIRATGATPVLVTPIVRRWFTGTKLNSAGLIVNGLGVDLPSEMRSVAATEHVDLIDLTARSQAVVESLGPEAAKTLYLTREKRDDTHTSEYGATLYSELVAAGLRDLHLLDDRYWNPSEG; translated from the coding sequence ATGCTGCGCTTACTCACGGCAGGGGTTGTACTGGCACTCGGTGCCCAGCCGATGACTGCCGACGCGGCCGCACCGGCGGCGGACTGCACTGGCGAGGCGCCGGTCACGTGCACGTACGATGTTCCACCGGGCGACTACGCGGTGACGGTGGTGCTGGGCGACCAGCACCACCCCGTCGAGGTGGTCGCGGAGGCCCGGCGCCTGCTCTTCTCGGGTAGCTCCGAGGCGGTCCTGCACTTCACGGTGAACGTGCGTGACCCGGAAGGTCAGCAGAACGGCTTCGGCGGACCGGGAACTCCCGGACTACAACTGCGGCTCACCGGAGCGGTGCCGGAGAAGGTCGTGGTGACGCCGGCTCCGGTGGCGACCAGACGGGTGTTCCTGGCCGGCGACTCCACGGTCACCGACCAGGAGACCGCGCCGTACACCGGCTGGGGACAGCGGCTGCCCAGGCAGTTCGGGCACGGCCTGTCGGTGGTGAACCATTCCGGCTCGGGCGAGAGCACGGTGTCGTTCCTCGCCGAGCCCGGGATGTGGGCGGCGCTGCGACCGCAGCTCAGGCCGCGGGACGTCGTCCTCGTGCAGTTCGGCCACAACGACAAACAGACGACGGCCGAGCAGTTCCGCGCCAACCTCACCGAGATCGTCGCCGGTATCCGGGCCACCGGCGCGACGCCGGTGCTGGTGACTCCGATCGTCCGGCGCTGGTTCACCGGGACGAAGCTCAACTCCGCGGGCCTGATCGTCAACGGCCTGGGCGTCGACCTCCCGTCCGAGATGCGCTCGGTCGCGGCGACCGAGCACGTCGACCTGATCGATCTCACGGCGCGGTCACAGGCCGTCGTCGAGAGCCTCGGGCCGGAGGCCGCCAAGACGCTCTACCTCACCCGCGAGAAGCGCGACGACACCCACACCTCGGAGTACGGCGCCACGCTGTACTCCGAGCTGGTCGCCGCGGGACTCCGCGACCTGCACCTTCTCGACGACCGCTACTGGAATCCCTCGGAGGGCTGA
- a CDS encoding Tat pathway signal sequence domain protein, translating to MEVSRRTVLAGLAAVPAVSLLDSNIQPAAAAGAPDVKLSWLEGKPTTAAVTTWGTPWPKGAVPANQSFALKASDGTDVPVQSWPTAYWPDGSLKWSAHAIAVETPAESYTLGAGTATAPARPVTVKNEKLYVDVDTGVIRTRIRKSGSEVVSQIWRGDVLIAHKGVLVNLKQDKIAETEEGGAVRERYESDVQKVTVEQAGPVRAVVKVEGRHKSRKGMTWLPFSIRLYFVAGAENVRMVHTFVYDRDGQKDYIAGLGVRFSVPMRDAAYDRHVRFVGEGHGAVSEAVKGITGLRRDPGAAVRAAQIAGTKLPDPSTWDQRVTTRLQYIPEWGDYSLSQLTSDGFTVRKRTKTGFGWVPVDQGKRASGLGYVGGVSGGFAFGLRDFWQRHPTQLDIRNAATDEAEVTVWLWSPDAGAMDTRFYHDGMGQDTYPKQLEGLNITYEDYEPAFGTPYGIARTSELTFWALEATPSAARLGDLADQVRTPPQLINPVDHLVSTRVFGGLFSPVDRSVPAKKAIEDHLDFLFDFYRGQVESRHWYGFWDYGDIMHTFDEDRLVWRYDVGGYAWDNSELSPDLWLWYAFLRSGRADIFRFAEAMTRHTGEVDVYHLGQWAGLGTRHGVQHWADSAKQQRISTAAYRRFYYYLTADERTGDLLSELVDSDKTFLVLDPLRKIRTEPYTPDPHALSIGLGTDWSGLAAAWLTEWERQGPKADVAKAKLLGTMETIGAMPNGFVTGSGLYDLDTGRFAPVTEKIVSVSHLSAMFGEVEICAELIDLVDMPKFEAAWLQYCRLFNATRAEQTAECGAHFGNLILRQGHARLTAYASVRLDRDDLAARAWKEFYTGDGYAPTLPWTAEDVTSTLNPTEAAKWVSTNTTALYGLSAIQTLALIGNQIVNP from the coding sequence ATGGAGGTCTCCCGACGCACTGTCCTAGCAGGTCTGGCCGCAGTACCTGCTGTATCCCTGCTGGACAGCAACATCCAACCAGCCGCGGCTGCTGGAGCCCCCGACGTCAAGCTCAGCTGGCTGGAGGGCAAGCCCACCACAGCGGCTGTCACGACCTGGGGTACGCCGTGGCCGAAGGGCGCCGTACCGGCGAACCAGTCCTTCGCACTGAAGGCCTCGGACGGTACCGACGTACCGGTGCAGAGCTGGCCGACCGCCTACTGGCCGGACGGCTCGCTCAAGTGGAGCGCGCACGCGATCGCAGTGGAAACACCAGCCGAGTCGTACACGCTCGGCGCAGGTACGGCGACCGCACCCGCGCGGCCCGTCACGGTCAAGAACGAGAAGCTGTACGTCGACGTGGACACCGGAGTGATCCGGACCAGGATCCGGAAGAGCGGATCGGAGGTGGTCAGTCAGATCTGGCGCGGTGACGTGCTGATCGCGCACAAGGGTGTCCTGGTCAACCTGAAGCAGGACAAGATCGCCGAGACCGAGGAAGGCGGCGCGGTCCGGGAGCGGTACGAGAGCGACGTCCAGAAGGTCACCGTCGAGCAGGCCGGTCCGGTGCGGGCCGTGGTGAAGGTGGAGGGCCGGCACAAGTCACGCAAGGGCATGACGTGGCTGCCGTTCTCGATCCGGCTGTACTTCGTCGCCGGTGCGGAGAACGTGCGGATGGTGCACACGTTCGTCTACGACCGCGACGGGCAGAAGGACTACATCGCGGGGCTCGGTGTGCGCTTCTCGGTGCCGATGCGCGATGCGGCGTACGACCGGCACGTCCGGTTCGTCGGCGAGGGGCACGGGGCGGTGTCCGAGGCGGTCAAGGGCATCACCGGCCTGCGGCGCGATCCGGGTGCCGCCGTACGGGCGGCACAGATCGCCGGGACGAAGCTGCCGGATCCGTCGACGTGGGACCAGCGGGTGACGACGCGGCTGCAGTACATCCCGGAGTGGGGTGACTACTCGCTGAGCCAGCTGACCTCGGACGGGTTCACGGTTCGCAAACGGACGAAGACGGGATTCGGCTGGGTGCCCGTCGACCAGGGGAAACGCGCGTCCGGGCTCGGGTACGTCGGTGGCGTGAGCGGCGGATTCGCCTTCGGGCTCAGGGATTTCTGGCAACGGCATCCGACCCAGCTGGACATCCGGAACGCCGCGACGGACGAGGCCGAGGTGACCGTGTGGCTCTGGTCGCCGGACGCCGGCGCGATGGACACGCGGTTCTACCACGACGGCATGGGCCAGGACACGTACCCGAAGCAGCTCGAGGGCCTCAACATCACCTACGAGGACTACGAGCCCGCGTTCGGTACGCCGTACGGGATCGCCCGGACCTCGGAGTTGACCTTCTGGGCGCTCGAGGCCACGCCGTCGGCCGCGCGGCTGGGTGACCTGGCGGACCAGGTGCGGACACCACCACAACTGATCAACCCCGTGGATCATCTGGTGAGCACGCGGGTGTTCGGTGGGCTGTTCAGTCCGGTCGACCGGTCGGTGCCGGCGAAGAAGGCGATCGAGGATCACCTGGACTTCCTGTTCGACTTCTACCGCGGACAGGTCGAGTCCCGGCACTGGTACGGGTTCTGGGACTACGGCGACATCATGCACACGTTCGACGAGGACAGGTTGGTCTGGCGGTACGACGTGGGCGGGTACGCGTGGGACAACTCGGAGCTGTCACCGGACCTGTGGCTCTGGTACGCGTTCCTGCGGTCCGGGCGTGCGGACATCTTCCGGTTCGCCGAGGCGATGACGCGGCACACCGGCGAGGTCGACGTCTATCACCTGGGGCAGTGGGCCGGTCTGGGTACGCGGCACGGCGTACAGCACTGGGCGGACAGTGCGAAGCAGCAGCGGATCAGTACGGCGGCGTACCGGCGGTTCTACTACTACCTGACGGCCGACGAACGTACTGGCGACCTGCTGTCGGAGCTGGTCGACTCGGACAAGACCTTCCTGGTACTGGACCCGCTGCGGAAGATCCGGACGGAGCCGTACACACCTGACCCGCATGCACTGTCCATCGGCCTAGGTACGGACTGGAGCGGTCTGGCCGCTGCGTGGCTGACGGAGTGGGAGCGTCAGGGACCGAAGGCCGACGTAGCGAAGGCCAAGCTGCTCGGGACGATGGAGACGATCGGAGCGATGCCCAACGGGTTCGTGACCGGCAGCGGGCTGTACGACCTGGACACCGGTCGATTCGCGCCCGTCACCGAGAAGATCGTGAGTGTGTCGCACCTGAGCGCCATGTTCGGCGAGGTGGAGATCTGCGCCGAGCTGATCGACCTGGTGGACATGCCGAAGTTCGAGGCCGCCTGGCTGCAGTACTGCCGGCTCTTCAACGCCACCCGTGCAGAGCAGACAGCCGAGTGCGGTGCGCATTTCGGCAACCTCATCCTGCGGCAGGGCCACGCGCGACTCACGGCGTACGCCTCCGTCCGACTGGACCGCGACGACCTGGCCGCCCGCGCGTGGAAGGAGTTCTACACCGGCGACGGCTATGCCCCGACGCTCCCCTGGACCGCCGAGGACGTGACCAGCACCCTCAACCCGACCGAGGCCGCCAAGTGGGTCTCCACCAACACCACAGCCCTCTACGGCCTCTCAGCCATCCAAACCCTCGCCCTGATAGGCAACCAGATCGTGAACCCGTGA
- a CDS encoding Tat pathway signal sequence domain protein: MTILQWLETPCGQGVSWGIPWPRGTVAEGTRFALADGTPVQSWTTATWPDGSVKWSAHAIGPSERPESSYELVTGEPAAPDAPVQVERVGDKVRVTTGEVTWTLRKPRLVASIAVGEQVIVRDVRLVSLRQSAPDNDLGAVREQTTATVDRITVEQDGPVRAVVRLEGKHGDWLPFSVRLYFYAGATDVRIMHSFVWDGDPDRDFLAGLGLSADVVMRDEPHNRHIRLAGPSGLLTEAVRGLTGLRRDPGEEVRRTQVAGRAVEAIPNPEVADRLHVIPQWNDYTLDQTSADGFTLRKRTGPGQGWITIPSGTRAPGYGYVGGVSGGLGFGLRDFWKLHPTRLDIRNAATDVATATVWMWSPSAPAMDVRYWHDGMDQDTHAEQLEGLEITYEDYEPGFGNAHGIARTHELSLRVHKSTPSAAELSEHVALLNSPGLLTVSPARLLEAGVFGTWSLPTADDQDIEARLNFLFQYYVRQREQRRWYGFWDYGDVMHTYDPDRHTWRYDVGGYAWDNSELSPDLWLWYQYLRTGRADVFRFAESMTRHTGEVDVHHLGRWKGLGSRHNVQHWGCSCKQVRISSAIYRRFYYYLTADERTGDLLDELAAIEETFLVVDPQRKVRPDVYSPDPHALSIELGVDWGALAAAWLTRWERYGDERARARLVGTMTDIAALPYGFLTGSARLDLSTGRFDTSRSSIAVSHLSSLFGLPEICSELIDLDLDVPGFEKAWLDYCRLYLLSPEEQAAEVGQPLQGISLVQAHSRLAAYAAARTGDPELARLAWRKFFVDEGDQLNRNAMQRETEWKTTPVTGALMPVDEAAFVSTNGASQYALAAIQNLSLIPEHRNDRGGTAWRSPDALS; this comes from the coding sequence ATGACCATCCTGCAATGGCTGGAAACTCCTTGTGGACAAGGCGTTTCGTGGGGCATTCCGTGGCCGCGCGGAACGGTTGCCGAGGGCACCCGGTTCGCGTTGGCCGACGGTACGCCGGTGCAGAGCTGGACGACCGCCACGTGGCCGGACGGTTCGGTCAAGTGGTCCGCACATGCCATCGGCCCGTCCGAGCGGCCGGAGTCGTCGTACGAGCTGGTCACGGGTGAGCCCGCGGCGCCTGATGCTCCGGTGCAGGTCGAGCGGGTCGGCGACAAGGTCCGGGTCACGACCGGTGAGGTGACGTGGACGCTGCGGAAACCACGATTGGTCGCGTCGATCGCGGTCGGCGAGCAGGTGATCGTGCGCGACGTACGGCTGGTGAGTCTGCGGCAGAGCGCGCCGGACAACGACCTCGGAGCGGTGCGCGAGCAGACGACCGCGACCGTGGACCGCATCACCGTCGAGCAGGACGGGCCGGTGCGGGCCGTGGTACGGCTGGAGGGCAAGCACGGCGACTGGCTGCCGTTCTCGGTGCGGCTGTACTTCTATGCGGGCGCTACCGACGTACGGATCATGCACAGCTTCGTCTGGGACGGCGATCCGGACCGTGACTTCCTGGCGGGCCTGGGACTCAGCGCCGACGTTGTGATGCGCGATGAGCCGCACAACCGCCACATCCGGCTCGCTGGCCCGTCCGGGCTGCTCACCGAGGCAGTCCGCGGTCTGACCGGTCTGCGCCGCGATCCAGGTGAAGAGGTACGTCGTACGCAAGTAGCCGGCCGTGCTGTCGAAGCGATCCCGAACCCGGAGGTGGCCGACCGCCTGCACGTCATCCCGCAGTGGAACGACTACACGCTCGACCAGACCAGTGCGGACGGTTTTACCCTGCGCAAACGCACCGGACCGGGACAGGGCTGGATCACTATCCCGTCCGGGACCAGAGCGCCCGGCTACGGGTACGTCGGCGGCGTCAGCGGTGGACTGGGCTTCGGGCTGCGTGACTTCTGGAAACTGCATCCGACCCGGCTGGACATCCGCAACGCGGCCACTGACGTCGCCACGGCCACTGTGTGGATGTGGTCGCCCAGTGCACCGGCGATGGACGTGCGGTATTGGCACGACGGAATGGACCAGGACACGCACGCCGAACAGCTCGAGGGACTCGAGATCACCTACGAGGACTACGAGCCGGGATTCGGCAACGCGCACGGCATCGCTCGCACGCACGAGCTCAGTCTCCGCGTCCACAAGTCCACACCGTCCGCAGCTGAGCTGTCCGAGCACGTTGCCCTACTCAACTCCCCCGGCCTGCTGACAGTCTCTCCAGCGCGTCTGCTGGAGGCAGGTGTGTTCGGCACCTGGAGTCTGCCCACAGCCGACGACCAGGACATCGAGGCCCGACTGAACTTCCTCTTCCAGTACTACGTGCGTCAACGCGAACAGCGACGCTGGTACGGGTTCTGGGACTACGGCGACGTCATGCACACCTACGACCCCGACCGGCACACGTGGCGCTACGACGTGGGCGGGTACGCGTGGGACAACTCGGAGCTGTCGCCGGACCTCTGGCTCTGGTACCAGTACCTGCGGACGGGCCGGGCGGACGTGTTCCGCTTCGCCGAGTCGATGACCCGCCACACAGGTGAGGTCGACGTACATCACCTTGGTCGCTGGAAGGGGCTGGGGTCGCGGCACAACGTGCAGCACTGGGGCTGCAGCTGCAAGCAGGTGCGGATCTCCAGTGCGATCTACCGGCGCTTCTACTACTACCTGACCGCCGACGAGCGGACAGGTGACCTGCTGGACGAGCTGGCTGCCATCGAGGAGACGTTCCTCGTCGTCGACCCGCAGCGGAAGGTGCGGCCCGACGTGTACTCCCCCGACCCCCATGCACTGTCCATCGAGCTCGGCGTGGACTGGGGCGCGCTGGCCGCTGCCTGGCTCACCAGGTGGGAGCGGTACGGAGACGAACGAGCACGTGCCCGGCTGGTGGGGACGATGACCGACATCGCGGCTCTCCCGTACGGCTTCCTCACCGGGAGCGCCCGGCTGGACCTGTCCACCGGCCGCTTCGACACCAGCCGGAGCTCCATCGCGGTGTCGCACCTGTCGTCACTGTTCGGCCTGCCCGAGATTTGTTCGGAGCTGATCGACCTGGACCTCGACGTACCGGGGTTCGAGAAGGCATGGCTGGACTACTGCCGGCTCTACCTGCTCTCACCCGAGGAGCAGGCCGCAGAGGTCGGTCAGCCCTTGCAGGGCATCTCACTCGTCCAGGCCCACAGCCGACTGGCCGCGTACGCCGCCGCGCGCACCGGCGACCCGGAGCTCGCCCGCTTGGCCTGGCGCAAGTTCTTCGTCGACGAAGGCGACCAGCTCAACCGCAACGCCATGCAACGCGAAACGGAGTGGAAGACCACTCCCGTCACCGGCGCCCTGATGCCGGTCGACGAGGCCGCGTTCGTCAGCACCAACGGCGCGTCGCAGTACGCGCTGGCAGCGATCCAGAACCTGTCCCTGATCCCCGAACACCGAAACGACAGAGGTGGAACGGCATGGAGGTCTCCCGACGCACTGTCCTAG
- a CDS encoding carbohydrate ABC transporter permease — translation MLKKQKSVRYYDSAGSRAFDVLNIVLLAGLALTTVLPLLYVVAGSFATESEISSRPFFLWPEKFVTDTYQYIFSTDTFIRALLTTICVTAVGTAVQLILTLTMAYPLAKRQLPGRALVLNMVIFTLVFSGGMIPTYLVVRDLGLLNSYWALILPLAINPFYLIVVKTFFQQLPEALEEAARIDGCNELNVFLRIVLPLSKPIIATFSLFYAVAIWNDYMSPLLYIDDSKKWTLQMIVRQLTAANADSANVLQQLETVTFPEQGLKFAVVVVATLPILFFYPFLQKHFAKGVLIGSVKE, via the coding sequence ATGCTGAAGAAACAGAAGTCCGTCCGGTACTACGACTCGGCCGGCAGCCGCGCCTTCGACGTACTGAACATCGTGCTGCTGGCCGGCCTGGCGCTGACCACCGTGTTGCCGCTGCTGTATGTGGTGGCCGGGTCGTTCGCGACCGAGTCGGAGATCAGCTCGCGGCCGTTCTTCCTGTGGCCGGAGAAGTTCGTCACCGACACGTATCAGTACATCTTCTCCACCGACACGTTCATCCGCGCGTTGCTGACCACGATCTGCGTGACCGCGGTCGGCACGGCGGTGCAGCTGATCCTGACGCTGACGATGGCTTATCCGCTGGCGAAGCGGCAGCTGCCGGGACGTGCACTGGTGCTGAACATGGTGATCTTCACGTTGGTGTTCAGCGGCGGGATGATCCCGACGTACCTGGTGGTGCGTGACCTCGGCCTGCTGAACAGTTACTGGGCGCTGATCCTGCCGCTCGCGATCAACCCGTTCTACCTGATCGTCGTCAAGACCTTCTTCCAGCAGTTGCCCGAGGCGCTGGAGGAGGCCGCACGGATCGACGGGTGCAACGAGCTGAACGTGTTCCTGCGGATCGTGCTGCCGTTGTCGAAGCCGATCATCGCGACGTTCTCGCTGTTCTACGCGGTCGCGATCTGGAACGACTACATGTCGCCCTTGCTCTACATCGACGACAGCAAGAAGTGGACGCTGCAGATGATCGTCCGCCAGCTCACCGCGGCGAACGCGGACTCGGCGAACGTACTGCAGCAACTCGAGACGGTCACGTTCCCCGAGCAGGGCCTGAAGTTCGCGGTCGTGGTCGTGGCGACGCTGCCGATCCTGTTCTTCTACCCGTTCCTGCAGAAGCACTTCGCGAAGGGTGTGCTGATCGGGTCGGTGAAGGAATGA
- a CDS encoding ABC transporter permease, which produces MATDLVPEVVRPAADSSRPAPPPKRRPRDLRRDLLRYRWLYLLLLPGLAYFLVFKYLPMYGLTIAFKDYVPFLGYSGSEWVGLKHFQELFTGPDFGRLMFNTLLLALLTIVFVFPAPIVVALMLNELRVNVLKRSVQSLIYIPHFLSWTIVASLTYLLFSVDFGVIANWIHGVLGGEKTDYVAQADWFRPLIVLQLLWKQTGWGTIIYLAALAGVDSQLYEAARVDGAGRWRQFWHITLPAIRPTIVVMAILTSGNLLDSGFEQIWLMTTSLNRDVADVFDTFVYYVGITQGAFSYATAVGLFKGVIGVLLIFGSNWLAKRLGERGLF; this is translated from the coding sequence ATGGCAACCGACCTCGTGCCGGAGGTGGTGCGGCCGGCCGCGGATTCCTCGCGGCCGGCGCCCCCGCCGAAGCGCCGGCCCCGGGATCTCCGCCGGGACCTGCTCCGCTATCGCTGGCTGTACCTGCTGCTGTTGCCCGGCCTGGCGTACTTCCTGGTGTTCAAGTACCTGCCGATGTACGGCCTGACCATCGCGTTCAAGGACTACGTGCCGTTCCTCGGGTACTCCGGCAGCGAATGGGTCGGACTGAAGCACTTCCAGGAGCTGTTCACCGGGCCCGACTTCGGCCGATTGATGTTCAACACGCTGCTGCTTGCATTGCTGACGATAGTCTTCGTCTTCCCGGCCCCGATCGTGGTCGCGCTGATGCTGAACGAGCTGCGCGTCAACGTGCTGAAGCGGTCCGTGCAGTCGCTCATCTACATCCCGCACTTCCTGTCCTGGACGATCGTCGCGTCGCTGACCTACCTGCTGTTCTCGGTCGACTTCGGCGTGATCGCGAACTGGATCCACGGCGTGCTCGGCGGCGAGAAGACCGACTACGTCGCACAGGCGGACTGGTTCCGGCCGCTGATCGTGCTGCAGCTGCTGTGGAAGCAGACCGGCTGGGGCACGATCATCTACCTGGCCGCACTGGCCGGGGTCGACTCGCAGCTGTACGAGGCGGCCCGGGTGGACGGCGCGGGCCGGTGGCGGCAGTTCTGGCACATCACCCTGCCGGCCATCCGGCCGACCATCGTGGTGATGGCGATCCTCACCTCCGGCAACCTGCTGGACTCCGGGTTCGAGCAGATCTGGCTGATGACCACGTCGCTGAACCGCGATGTCGCCGACGTCTTCGACACGTTCGTGTACTACGTCGGCATCACGCAGGGCGCGTTCAGCTATGCGACCGCCGTCGGCTTGTTCAAGGGCGTGATCGGTGTCCTGCTGATCTTCGGCTCCAACTGGCTCGCGAAGCGCCTCGGCGAGCGCGGCCTGTTCTGA
- a CDS encoding extracellular solute-binding protein, which translates to MSTLPRLRHKIIAATSLALSTALLAAGCSGGSDDADQQAGFGELTVMTKLFGTAPDPNGEMQQAVEKLIGKKLKVTWVPNAEYGDKANVTLASDSIPDVMVVNEKSPSFVKAAEAGAFWDLTGKLDKYPNLKPADEQTAKNSMVNGKTYGIYRVRPALRSGIVIRKDWLAKLGLKEPETVGDLYAIAKAFTEQDPDGNGKKDTYGLIIPKWPGNYASASPYDVIETWFGAPNGWGERDGKLVPGFDTPEFLEANRWLKKWITEGLVNKDFATLDTGNWNDPFVQGKGGMIIDVNVRATQLLDLFKEKNPKDFDKVTLIGNLKRDDGQKFSYPFTGYNDVMAISKQRIRTEAQLDDVLKTLDKLQSKEGSILLTNGIEGRNFEVEGEYAVPINQNDPKVKAIQNDVDKAFIQLGTRASVGLGAYKVKPADEASRKMRESFDVLMNEDLKTAVHNPALGVIAPTSVAKGQTLDTIVPDARIKYLSGAISEDQLKAQIKRWYDGGGTDIAKEVNDLAAKAGG; encoded by the coding sequence ATGTCCACACTCCCCCGACTGCGACACAAGATCATCGCAGCGACCTCGCTGGCGCTCAGCACAGCGCTCCTGGCGGCCGGCTGTTCCGGCGGCAGCGACGACGCCGACCAGCAGGCCGGTTTCGGTGAGCTGACCGTGATGACGAAGCTGTTCGGTACCGCGCCCGATCCGAACGGTGAGATGCAGCAGGCCGTCGAGAAGCTGATCGGCAAGAAACTCAAGGTCACCTGGGTGCCGAACGCGGAGTACGGCGACAAGGCGAACGTGACGCTGGCCTCGGACAGCATCCCGGACGTGATGGTGGTCAACGAGAAGAGCCCGTCGTTCGTCAAGGCGGCCGAGGCCGGCGCCTTCTGGGACCTGACCGGCAAGCTCGACAAGTACCCGAACCTCAAGCCGGCCGACGAGCAGACCGCCAAGAACTCGATGGTCAACGGCAAGACGTACGGCATCTACCGGGTCCGGCCGGCGCTGCGCTCCGGCATCGTGATTCGCAAGGACTGGCTGGCCAAGCTCGGCCTGAAGGAGCCGGAGACCGTCGGCGACCTCTACGCGATCGCCAAGGCCTTCACCGAGCAGGACCCGGACGGCAACGGCAAGAAGGACACCTACGGCCTGATCATCCCGAAGTGGCCCGGCAACTACGCCAGCGCCAGCCCGTACGACGTGATCGAGACCTGGTTCGGCGCGCCGAACGGCTGGGGTGAGCGCGACGGCAAGCTGGTCCCGGGCTTCGACACCCCGGAGTTCCTGGAGGCCAACCGCTGGCTGAAGAAGTGGATCACCGAGGGTCTGGTCAACAAGGACTTCGCCACGCTGGACACCGGAAACTGGAACGACCCGTTCGTGCAGGGCAAGGGCGGCATGATCATCGACGTCAACGTGCGCGCCACCCAACTGCTCGACCTGTTCAAGGAGAAGAACCCGAAGGACTTCGACAAGGTCACCCTGATCGGGAACCTGAAGCGTGACGACGGGCAGAAGTTCTCCTATCCCTTCACGGGCTACAACGACGTGATGGCGATCTCCAAGCAGCGCATCCGGACCGAGGCGCAGCTCGACGACGTGCTGAAGACGCTGGACAAGCTGCAGTCGAAGGAAGGCTCGATCCTGCTCACCAACGGCATCGAGGGCCGCAACTTCGAGGTCGAGGGCGAGTACGCCGTCCCGATCAACCAGAACGACCCGAAGGTCAAGGCGATCCAGAACGACGTGGACAAGGCCTTCATCCAGCTCGGCACCCGGGCCAGCGTCGGTCTGGGCGCCTACAAGGTGAAGCCGGCCGACGAGGCGAGCCGCAAGATGCGCGAGTCGTTCGACGTGCTGATGAACGAGGACCTGAAGACGGCCGTGCACAATCCGGCCCTCGGCGTGATCGCACCGACCTCGGTGGCGAAGGGCCAGACGCTCGACACGATCGTCCCGGACGCGCGGATCAAGTACCTGTCCGGTGCGATCAGCGAGGACCAGCTGAAGGCGCAGATCAAGCGCTGGTACGACGGCGGCGGCACGGACATCGCCAAGGAGGTCAACGACCTGGCCGCCAAGGCGGGCGGCTGA